GCGGCTGCACGAGGAGACCCGTGCGGTAGAGAATGTGAGAGATGGAGCCAGAGCAGTCGAAACCGTCATCAAAGAGCTGCCTGTGCCCGCCTCCCCATTTATAAGGCTTGTCCACAAGCTGGTTGGCATAGTGGACGATGTGGTGAAGAACAGGCGGGTGATAGGCGGTGGCCCGTGCATATCGGCCATCGAAATGCAGCAGGGGAATCTGCGAGTAATAATAGACCCCGGCCCCACCGCCCGCGATGGCCAGTGCGCCTAGGCCGCTCATCTTGAGCCAATCACGCCGCCCCAGGTTCCTCACCGTGGCGGCTTCAGGGGTGTCTTCCAGGAGGCCGGGGATGAAGTCCTGAGGTTCGTTCATGGAGTGCTGGGGGTGAGATTATTTCCTGCGAAGCCGGTAAAGTGGTGTTGGTAGCTGCTCGCTGGTAAACCACAAGGTGGCGCTGTCGTCATCGTAACAGACGCCCTCCATCTGGCGGGTGAGCGGGGGCTCGATGATCAGGGCAGGGGATTGCAGGGTTTTACTGAGTGGTTGACCTGGCGTCAGCTTCCACTCATGCAGGTAGCTGTAAGTCGCGATGACGAGCCGTTTGCCATCGGGTGAAATACTTGCGCCGGTGGTCATGCTGGCCATGCCGGGGCGTTTGCCTTCACGTGACCGGGCGGGAAAACTGAGAGTGGTTATTTTTTCCAGCTTCATGGCAGCACCTGAACGCCTTTTGCCCTTCAGTTCATAAAGGGTGCTTTCGCCGTTCTCTTCCTTGGTCAGGATCCACACCTGCTGAGTTTGTGGATGCACCAACAGGCACTCGGCATTGTGACGTCTGTCAGGGTAGCCGAGGTGCCAAATCTCAGGTTCAGCACTCTCGGTCTCCTTCTTTGGATCCTTGGGTAGGTCAGGCTCTGGAATGCGGTAGATCTGCAGGCTGGCGCGCACTTTGAGATTGTCCCCGATGTCGGCAATCAAAAGGCAGGGGCGGCCTTCTTCATCGGTACCGGAGGCTAAGTCCTCCCAGTCAAAGTTCACGGCTTTGGGCAGGCGCACCTTGGCCCGTGTCTGGCCCTTTTCATCAATGGCAAAGAGGCAGGGCTCGCCGCCCGAGTCGTTGAGCGTCCAGAAAAGCCCAGGGTGCCGCTGGCTGCGCGTGAGGCCGCTGCTTTCGTGGATGCGTTTGTCGGCCAGAATGACCGGTTTGTCCGCCTCCAGGCGGGCGGCTTTCTGGCCACGGCATGGCAGTGCAGCGAGGCAGAGCAAGAAAACCGGCAGCAGCTTGTTCATGGGCCGGGAGGATCAGCCGAGGGAGCGCGCGGGGCCGGGGACGAGGCGATTGTAATGCAGGTTCACCCGGCGCAGGTACCACTGCCAGGTGGGGCCCGGACGGCCACGGTCTAACAAAAAGTGAGGGCAGTTCTTGTGCGGGTCCTTGATGCTTGGGCTGATGCGCGGCCAGTGGTAGTGCGGCACCACATGGTCCAGCGGGATGCCATAGACATACATGAGGTAGGCGGTGAGGCGGGCCGTTTTGTCAATCGTCAGCGCGATGTCGTTGCCACGATGCTCGCACATCTCAATGCCGATGCTGTAGTTGTTCCCTGGGCCGTCGAAGTCGGCGTGCTCTCCCTGCTCACGGCAGGGCAGGTGCTGGATGGCGACGTTCGATTGCGTCGTGAAGTGCCAGGTGAGGAAGCCGATGCGGTTGCCGCCTGGGCGCTTGGTGGCACGAAGGGCTCCGCGTTTGAGCGCCAGGGCGTGGTTGTAGGCATTGCCGCTATAGTTCTGCGTGCTGTGGATGGTGATGTATCGCGGCGTCATCGGCCGGTATTTGTAGCGGCCTACCTTGCCGGCGGGAATGAGGTCCGGCCGCAGGCCGATTTCCCGCAGCAATTGCTCCGGCGTCACGCGTCCCAGGGAGCTGTCATTGTAACGGGCTTCCCACATGGCAATCTTCGAGCGGCCTGCGGGCGAGCCGCAGGCGACGAAAACAACCACAGCCAGAAGAGCGAGGGGGAGGGCCAGAAGAGCACTGCCTTTGTTCATGGCGGCAGTATGGTGGCTGCGCGGAAGTTTGCCAGTCTGGAGTCAGTGGACTGACATTTTGTTTGAGTTCCGCCAATTCTCCGCCAGCGATAGCCTTGTGATTCTCGTCCTGACAGCAGGCTTTGGCGATGGGCATAACACCGCTGCTTTCTCAACCGCTGAAGCGCTGCGGCGACTCTGCCCAGGGGAAGATGTGCAGACGTGCGATCTCATCAGCGAGGTGCAGCCGCGCATCGCCACGGTGCTGAAGAATCTCTATCAGCAGGCCATCACCCACTTTCCCAGTGGCTGGCGCATGGTCTATCACATGCTGGAAAAATCTGACGTGGATCCCCAGGACAGCGCTTGGCTGGCCCCCCTGGTGCGTGGCCTGCGCGAAAAGATCGAGACCTTGCAGCCCCGTCTCATCATCAGCACCTACCCTCTGTATGCAGCGCTCATGGATGCGCTGCGCAAGCAGCAGGTGCCGCTGCCCAGGCTGGTCACCATCATCACGGATTCCATCAGCGTTCATCGCATCTGGCTCATGCAGCCCAGCGACCTCTACTGCGTGGCGGATGCGGAGACCCATGAGGTGGTGGAAAAGCTGGGCATCCCGGCAAACAAGGTGAGCATCACCGGGTTCCCTGTGAGCCTGCAGTTCACCGAAACCCTGCCGCCAGATGCCCGTCCGCCAGGCGAGCAACGCATCCTCTACCTGCCTTCGACGACGGGCCGTCGCGTGGCCACCACGCTGGCGGCCTTGGTCCCGCTGCTGGAAAAAGGCGTGAAGCTCACCATCCCGGTGGGCAAACACAGCTCCCGCCTCTACCACGTGCTGCGCAAGTTCACCGATGCGCTGCCGCAGGCTCCCGTGGAGATCATCGGCTGGACAAATCGCATCCCAGAATTGCTGCGCACCCACGACGTGGTGATTTGCAAAGCGGGCGGGGCGATCCTCCACGAAGTGCTTGCCGCACGCATCCCGGCCGTGATTGATTACGTGGTCCCTGGCCAGGAGGAAGGCAATGCGGAGATGCTGCTTTCCCGCCATTGTGCCTACCGCACCTTTACCTCCAAAGAAACCGGAGAGGCCGTGGCCAAAGTCTTAGCAGATGGGGGTAAAATAGGCCGCCAGATGCGGGCAAACATGCTGGCCATCAGCGTGCCGGATGCCGCCATACGCACCGCCCAGACAGCCCTGGAACTGGCCGCACCGCTGGAGGCTACGGCACCGCTGGTTTAGCCGCTGCGGCAGGGGTAGGCGGTGTGGCCGTTGCCGTTTTCTGCGTCGCGACGCTCGCTGGCTGCGCCTTGGGCGGATGACGGTCCGCCTCGATCCATTGCTGGATCATCGGCCAGAAAAGCTCACCCGGCAGGGCAAAGGTGGTGATGCGGTCCACCCTCGCAATGTTGATGCCGACGGCCCGTCCCTTGAGGTCCAGCACTGGGCCTCCCATGTCGAGCGGGTTCAGGGGCAGATCGTGTTGCAGCACTTCGGCAAAGTTATCCGTGCGGATGGAAATGCCGCCGTTGGCAAAGTCCTCGCCATCCCAGTTGGACAATACCTTGGTGCGGCTGGCCAGGCGCACCTTCAGACTCCCCAGCTTGTCATTGCGCTGGTATTTAATTTCGATTTCTTCACCCGGTTGGCGTTTGAAGATGAGCTCGTTCACACGGCGGAAGTCGCGGATCTTTTCCCCGGCGAGTTCCATCATGAGATCGCCTGCGATCAGGCCTGCGGCGGCTGCGGGACTGTCCTCCGCCACGCCGATGATGCGCACCCCGCTGGCACTGCTGGGCTTGTCATCCATGCGGATGCCCATGGCGGCACCAAAGCCCTTGATCTCCCGGCGCTTGGCGCTGATGACGCCGATCTTTAGCACCTTGCCCGCCGCCGGGGACACGATCCATTGGCCGAAGGAAAGATTTTTGGACGAGATGAAGCTGACGGCTGGCACCTCAGGCAGGTGGATGGCCTGGCCGAGGACGATGTCATGGCGCGTATCCCGGCGGATCTCCCGCACCTGGGCCTTGGGCGCGGTACCCCATTTCACAGTGCATTCCTCCAGTCGCGGCACCTCACTGGCCTTGGTGATGAAGTAGCCCTCCTTGCCCACCCAGGTCAAGGTGGCCACGGCCTTGTTCTTTGCATTCATCAGCAGGGCCGTGTTACGGGCCACCTGCGCTTGCAGGGCCGCCAGCGGGGCCAGCGTCTGGTTGCCGTTGGTCATTTCCTCCGGTTTCAGCGGGGCGCGCAGTTCGCCCAGGGCCAGTTGGCTGACGGTGGTCAGCAGCAGGATCAGCACTTTGGGGGATGGCAGGGGAGTGATCATCCTTCTTCTTTCGGGCGGATGCCCAGGGTGATTTTGACGTCGCGTTCAGCGCTCACATTCTTCAGGCGCAACTGCACTTCCTCACCGGCAGGGCGCACCCGCACGGCATGGGTAAACTGCGGCAGGTCGGTGATTGCCTCGCCATTGAGGGAAAGGATGACGTCGCCGGTTTTGATGCCAGCCTTTTCTGAGGGGGAACCAGCTATGACCTCCACCACCTCCAGCGCTCCCTTGGCATTCATCTCCGTGCCTATGCCCAGGTACCCGCCGCTGCCGATGCCCCAGGTGTGGATGACATGGCTGCCTTTCATTTCATCCCAGGACCTCAGAAAAGGGGCCATGGAAACATGCATGTTCTCATCGCGCCCCTCCCAAATGAGGCTGTGGATGCCGATGACGTCGCCATTCAGATCAAAGAGCGGGCCGCCCGAGTCGCCTCCCATCAGCACACAGTCAGTTTGCAGGGAGTTGGCGGTCTGTTTCACAATGCGGCCCACACGCAGGACCACGCCACGTTTTTCATCAAACCCGCCCGGGTGACCGAGCGCAAAGCACCACTCCCCCGGCTGCGCCTTGATCACTTGGCGGGAAACCTTGACGTGCGGCCATTTGCGCTCGGTGTCGTTGAGCTGCATCAGCGCGGCATCGGTGGTCTTGTCCAGACCCAGGGTGGTGGCCTGCACCACCGTGCCATCTTCCAGGATCACGCGCAGCTCACGGCCTGGGCGTTCCGCCACATGGGCAGCGGTGAGGATGAGACCATCTTCGCTCATGATCACCCCGCTGGCCGTGCCATCTCCCGTAAAGATGGCCACCACGGCGGGGCGTACCTTGGGCAGCAGCGACTGCACATTGTCCTGCAACTTGAGGAAGGGTTCAAAGTCCGGCTCCCCCGCAGCGAAAGCAAATCCTGGCACGTGGAGGAGCATCCACATGAGCCGGGCGAAGAGCGCATTTTTCATAACGACTCAATTCTAACGTGCAAGAAGGCCGAAATTCTCCTTAATTCCGAAGCGAGATTCAAGCCAAGTCTGTCAAAGCCCTGAGAAATCCGGCTGAAGGCGGGTCCCAGGCCCGAATCCGTAGAATACTCGAACCCTCGGTTGCGTCCAAGCCACCTCATGAAACGCCCGCCTCCCGCACCCCATCGTACGCCGCCTCCACAGTCCCGTTGGCGGCGCTGGTGGCGGCTGCTGTTGCTGGCCCTCATGGGCGGCAGCCTGCTGGTCACCCTCACCATCGCAGGCACCATCGCCTTTTATTCCCACCTGGCCCGGCAGTATGACCTCAGCAAGCTGGGCGAAATGCCGGAGCGCACCGTGGTGCTGGATGCCCAGGGGGAGATGCTGGGCCGCATGCATGGGGAAAACCGCATCGTGGTGCCGCTCAGCCAGGTGTCTCCCTTCTTTGTCAAAGCGCTCCTGGCTCGTGAGGACTCCCGCTTTTATGACCACGGGGGCATTGACTACGTCGGCGTGGCACGCGCGACGGTGAGGAACATCAAGGACCGCCGCGTGGTGCAGGGGGCCAGCACCATCACCATGCAGCTCGCTCGCAACAGCTACCCGGATCTCAACGACCGCAGCTTTCACCGCAAGATGCTGGAGATGATGCTGGCCCGCCGCATCGAGGGTTACTGGACGAAGGATCAAATCCTCGAGCACTACGTGAACCGCATCTTCTTCGGCACGAACCTCTACGGCATCCAGCGCGCCAGCCAGGTGTACTTTGGCAAGCACGCCAGCCAGCTCAATCTGAGCGAGGCCGCCCTCATCGCAGGCATCATCCGCAGCCCGGTGCGCTTCTCCCCCTTCCGCAATTTCGATGGCGCGCTGAAGGAGCGTGACGATGTGCTGAAGCGCATGGTGGCCACCAAAGTCATCACCACCGAGGAAGAACTGGCTGCCCGTTATGCCGACATCGCCCTGCACGCTCAGCCCGCCTTTCAAAGCCAGGGCGGTTACGCGCTCGATGCCGTCCGCCGGGATCTCGACCGCGTGCTGGAAGATCACGAGATCGAAGACGGCGGCCTCATTGTTTACACGACGCTGAGCCAGGAACTGCAAACACTGGCGGAGCAGTCCGTGGAAAAACGCCTCGCGGTGGTGGAAAAACTGCCCGGCTACAAGCACCCCACGAAGGCCGCCTTTGATGCCACCTGGGACGGCACCCAGGAGGTGGCCTCCACCCCGTATCTCCAGGGGGCGGTCACCATTTTGGACAATGCCACCGGCGGCATCCTCGCCCTGGTGGGTGGGCGTGACTATCGGCAGAGCAAGTACAACCGCGCCACCCAGGGCCAGCGCCAGATCGGCTCCACGGTGAAGCCGTTCGTCTATGCTACGGCCATCGCCAGCGGCTTCCTTCCCGGCACTTTCATTGACGATGCCCCCATTCAGCCCGGCGAGATCGAAGGCGCCGGGGCAGGGTGGTCCCCCCAGAACAGCGATGGCAAATTCACCGGTCAGCAAACGCTGACATACGGGCTGGTGCAAAGCCGCAACACCATGACCATCCGCGTGGGCAACTACGCGGGGCTGGACCGTGTGCTCAATTTGTTAGGCGATGCCGGCATCGGCAGTAGCGCCGAGCGTACCCCGCAGATTTTCATCGGCAACCTCGGTGGTACACCGCGCGACCTCACCAGCGCCTTCAGCATCTTCCCCAACGACGGCATCCGCCGCCGCCCCTTCCTCATTGATAAGGTCACGGACAAGGCTGGCAACATCCTTTACAGTACCAGCCTGCTGGAGGCCGATGTCGTCAGCCCGGGCGTGGCCCATCTCATGCGCCGCATTTTGGGGCAGGTGATGGATCGTGGCACCGCCGCCAGCGTGCGCAGCGAGCACAAATTCAAAGAGCCTGCCGGGGGCAAAACCGGCACCACCAATGATTACAAGGACGCCTGGTTTGCAGGCTACACGGATCGCGTCACCTGCGCCGTGTGGGTGGGGCTGGACAAGCCGCAAACCATTGTGGACCAGGGTTATGGTAGCCGCCTCGCCATCCCCATCTGGGCCGATGTGGTGAAAAAAGCGGTCGAGCTGGGCTACATTCCCGCAGGTCCGCGTGTGGAGCCACCGCTGGCCGCCGTGCAGCTCTGCCACCTCAGCAGCCAGCTCGCCACCCCCGCTTGTGCGGCGAGTGGCACGGCCTATGATGAAAAGCTGCCGTATGACCTCATTCCCCAGGGCAACTGCGGCGCACACCAGGGCGTCATCGCCGCCCCCCAGTATGAGGATCAGCCACGCGGCAGAAGCCCCGGGCTGCTGAATCGCATCCGCGGCTGGTTCCGTTAGGCACGGTTGACGGTCCTTTCGGAAATCCTTCTCAGATTCGCTGCCACCTCACCAGCACAGGCCTTCGTAGCTCCACGGCAGAGTCTTGAGTTCGCGCCAGCCGTTGACATCGATCACGCTCTTCTCCGCCGTCACCCACGCAGCCAGATCCTCCGGCTTCACGCATTTTTGGGAGGCGATGATGAGCTCGCTGCCCTCCACCACTTCGCGGGCATCCTCCCGCAGCAGCGAGGCCAGGTGCGGCATCCGGCGCTGGATCTCGGCCTCATTCGCTCCGATCAGGCGGGATAGGTTCAGGCTCGGGTCATAGATGCGCAGCTCGTAGCCACGGCCTAACAAAGTTTCCGCCACCGCCACCATCGGGCTGCCACGCAGGTCGTCCGTGTCGGCTTTGAAGGCTAGGCCCAGCAGGCCCACTTTGCGGGTGCCCTTGCTGGTGATCAGCTTGATCAGCAGGTCCAGGTGCGCGTGGTTAGTATCCAGCGTATTGTCCAGCAGCGGCAGGGAGATGCCCTCCTGGCGGGCAAAGGACAGCAGCGCGCTCACATCCTTCGGCAGGCAGGAGCCGCCAAACGGATTGCCCGGCTTCATGTAGTACTTTGAAATATTCAGGCGCGTGTCCGCACACACCACGTCCATCACCCGTGCACCATCCTCGCCCAGGAACTTGCACAGGCGACCGATCTCATTGGCAAAACCCACCTTCAGCGCGTGGAAGTAGTTGCAGGAGTACTTGATCATCTCGGCCCCTTCCCAGGCAAGCACGGCAGGCGTGCCACCCAGAAGCTGGCGGGCTTCTTCGCTCTCCGGTTCCAAGCCATCATGGGTGCCCACCACAGCCAGGGAGGGCTCGCGAAAGTCCTTCACCGCCGTGCCTTCTCGCAGGAATTCCGGGCAGTAGTAGATGCGCACCTGGCCTGTCACGCGCAGGTCTTCAAAAAAGTCGCGCACCATCGTGCGGGTACTGCCCGGCAGCATGGTGCTGCGGAAAAGGATCACGTGTGTTTTGCCGCTCTCGCGCAGCGCCTGGGCGATCTGCTCGCTCACCTTCCGCACAAAGTCGAGATTCAGTCGGCCGGACTCCAGCGATGGCGTGCCCACGCAGATGATGCTGGCGTCGGAGTTCGCCACGGCTTCCGCCGCGCTCGTGGTGGCAGACAGACGGCCTTCACGCTTCGCCG
The Prosthecobacter algae genome window above contains:
- a CDS encoding peptidoglycan endopeptidase; the encoded protein is MNEPQDFIPGLLEDTPEAATVRNLGRRDWLKMSGLGALAIAGGGAGVYYYSQIPLLHFDGRYARATAYHPPVLHHIVHYANQLVDKPYKWGGGHRQLFDDGFDCSGSISHILYRTGLLVQPLNSRGFAGYGKSGPGRYVSIFVKPGNHVFMSVCGLRFDTSGTQTGEGPRWRSTARGTSGFINRHPNGL
- a CDS encoding peptidoglycan recognition protein family protein → MNKGSALLALPLALLAVVVFVACGSPAGRSKIAMWEARYNDSSLGRVTPEQLLREIGLRPDLIPAGKVGRYKYRPMTPRYITIHSTQNYSGNAYNHALALKRGALRATKRPGGNRIGFLTWHFTTQSNVAIQHLPCREQGEHADFDGPGNNYSIGIEMCEHRGNDIALTIDKTARLTAYLMYVYGIPLDHVVPHYHWPRISPSIKDPHKNCPHFLLDRGRPGPTWQWYLRRVNLHYNRLVPGPARSLG
- a CDS encoding MGDG synthase family glycosyltransferase; the protein is MPVWSQWTDILFEFRQFSASDSLVILVLTAGFGDGHNTAAFSTAEALRRLCPGEDVQTCDLISEVQPRIATVLKNLYQQAITHFPSGWRMVYHMLEKSDVDPQDSAWLAPLVRGLREKIETLQPRLIISTYPLYAALMDALRKQQVPLPRLVTIITDSISVHRIWLMQPSDLYCVADAETHEVVEKLGIPANKVSITGFPVSLQFTETLPPDARPPGEQRILYLPSTTGRRVATTLAALVPLLEKGVKLTIPVGKHSSRLYHVLRKFTDALPQAPVEIIGWTNRIPELLRTHDVVICKAGGAILHEVLAARIPAVIDYVVPGQEEGNAEMLLSRHCAYRTFTSKETGEAVAKVLADGGKIGRQMRANMLAISVPDAAIRTAQTALELAAPLEATAPLV
- a CDS encoding PDZ domain-containing protein, with protein sequence MITPLPSPKVLILLLTTVSQLALGELRAPLKPEEMTNGNQTLAPLAALQAQVARNTALLMNAKNKAVATLTWVGKEGYFITKASEVPRLEECTVKWGTAPKAQVREIRRDTRHDIVLGQAIHLPEVPAVSFISSKNLSFGQWIVSPAAGKVLKIGVISAKRREIKGFGAAMGIRMDDKPSSASGVRIIGVAEDSPAAAAGLIAGDLMMELAGEKIRDFRRVNELIFKRQPGEEIEIKYQRNDKLGSLKVRLASRTKVLSNWDGEDFANGGISIRTDNFAEVLQHDLPLNPLDMGGPVLDLKGRAVGINIARVDRITTFALPGELFWPMIQQWIEADRHPPKAQPASVATQKTATATPPTPAAAAKPAVP
- a CDS encoding S1C family serine protease, translated to MKNALFARLMWMLLHVPGFAFAAGEPDFEPFLKLQDNVQSLLPKVRPAVVAIFTGDGTASGVIMSEDGLILTAAHVAERPGRELRVILEDGTVVQATTLGLDKTTDAALMQLNDTERKWPHVKVSRQVIKAQPGEWCFALGHPGGFDEKRGVVLRVGRIVKQTANSLQTDCVLMGGDSGGPLFDLNGDVIGIHSLIWEGRDENMHVSMAPFLRSWDEMKGSHVIHTWGIGSGGYLGIGTEMNAKGALEVVEVIAGSPSEKAGIKTGDVILSLNGEAITDLPQFTHAVRVRPAGEEVQLRLKNVSAERDVKITLGIRPKEEG
- a CDS encoding PBP1A family penicillin-binding protein, coding for MKRPPPAPHRTPPPQSRWRRWWRLLLLALMGGSLLVTLTIAGTIAFYSHLARQYDLSKLGEMPERTVVLDAQGEMLGRMHGENRIVVPLSQVSPFFVKALLAREDSRFYDHGGIDYVGVARATVRNIKDRRVVQGASTITMQLARNSYPDLNDRSFHRKMLEMMLARRIEGYWTKDQILEHYVNRIFFGTNLYGIQRASQVYFGKHASQLNLSEAALIAGIIRSPVRFSPFRNFDGALKERDDVLKRMVATKVITTEEELAARYADIALHAQPAFQSQGGYALDAVRRDLDRVLEDHEIEDGGLIVYTTLSQELQTLAEQSVEKRLAVVEKLPGYKHPTKAAFDATWDGTQEVASTPYLQGAVTILDNATGGILALVGGRDYRQSKYNRATQGQRQIGSTVKPFVYATAIASGFLPGTFIDDAPIQPGEIEGAGAGWSPQNSDGKFTGQQTLTYGLVQSRNTMTIRVGNYAGLDRVLNLLGDAGIGSSAERTPQIFIGNLGGTPRDLTSAFSIFPNDGIRRRPFLIDKVTDKAGNILYSTSLLEADVVSPGVAHLMRRILGQVMDRGTAASVRSEHKFKEPAGGKTGTTNDYKDAWFAGYTDRVTCAVWVGLDKPQTIVDQGYGSRLAIPIWADVVKKAVELGYIPAGPRVEPPLAAVQLCHLSSQLATPACAASGTAYDEKLPYDLIPQGNCGAHQGVIAAPQYEDQPRGRSPGLLNRIRGWFR
- a CDS encoding nucleotide sugar dehydrogenase translates to MNVSIFGLGYVGAVTAGCLAELGHGIIGADVQQAKVDAFNTGVSPIIEPELDGLLQTAKREGRLSATTSAAEAVANSDASIICVGTPSLESGRLNLDFVRKVSEQIAQALRESGKTHVILFRSTMLPGSTRTMVRDFFEDLRVTGQVRIYYCPEFLREGTAVKDFREPSLAVVGTHDGLEPESEEARQLLGGTPAVLAWEGAEMIKYSCNYFHALKVGFANEIGRLCKFLGEDGARVMDVVCADTRLNISKYYMKPGNPFGGSCLPKDVSALLSFARQEGISLPLLDNTLDTNHAHLDLLIKLITSKGTRKVGLLGLAFKADTDDLRGSPMVAVAETLLGRGYELRIYDPSLNLSRLIGANEAEIQRRMPHLASLLREDAREVVEGSELIIASQKCVKPEDLAAWVTAEKSVIDVNGWRELKTLPWSYEGLCW